Part of the Carassius auratus strain Wakin chromosome 8, ASM336829v1, whole genome shotgun sequence genome is shown below.
gccaaaTGTATTTCCGAAGCTTCTCATAATATCCTGTATGTTAATATCACGTATTGCATAtgtcttatttaaaaatatatataattgaaattgaactgatttaataaataatagttagTGCAATTGTAAGATATAGTCTACTGGAGAAGgtattgcaaataaatattttccccctAAATGTAAATCCCTGTTGCctgtttcatttgtattttaaacatCTAGAACAGAAAATAATGAGAAAGCCTCACTGTCAATTGTTTTGTCTcctatataaaaattaaataaatattaaatgtaattttgttgactctatttttcatatttatagttCATAACTATACATTTCCAAATATATTGATAATACAGAAGTGGTATAATGGAAGTTCTTAAAGTTTATCAGCACATGTTAAGCAACTGTGGTGTAATGAGACAGAGGACAGTGCTACTCACCCGAACACAAATCACTATCAGGGTATACAGTCAAATAATGCTAGCAGTAACTAAACAGAATaaaaatcaaacacaaaacagactaaaaaactaacttttcataatatgaataaataaataattgtggtCATTTGCACTTGAAATAGAATGTCCTTTTCTTCAGACATATTTATTTAGGTCATACTCTCTTATAGGACTGCTTTATTTAcactatttttcattttataagtTTTACCGTGCATCAAAAATTAAATCACTGTGAACAATACAGGGCAAATATTAACTATATTCCTGTTTGAATAAAGTCTAAACTTCAGAAAAGTTCGATTTTCTGGAATTCGAGACATTTAAAACTATTCCAGTGCACTACAAAAACAGTGTACGGATCGTTCACGTTCACGTCATTAGTCTTGCAGTGTGTGTTATCATTATCAGACTCATTAGCGAGCGCGCGGCTCTGTGCTTCTGATTGGTACAGATGAGTAGGACTAAACGCACATGAAGTCAGACCCACCCCCTATTTACCCCTTATTCGTCCTAAAGTCAGTGTCATCATAATAAAACGCAACTAAGCGGGGGGTCTGGACCTCTGCCATTCTTACAAAAGCGTCGCGGATCCTCTGCGAGTCAAAGCCGAGCGCGCGCATCCTCCGAGAGAATTTCCCGCGCTCTGAGAGGAGTAACATTAGACAGGTAACTTTCAAACGGTCCCGTTTTCTTTTACATTCTTGTGGATTTTGAACTTTGTGAGATGTTTTCGTGACTAGCGTCTTATAAAGCAgctgtaaacataaaaaacaaacaaacaagtcaaTCAAAATTAGGCTATTAGTGCGCTGAATGACTTTTTAATGTCCACGGACGATATGCTGGCTTGCTTCTGACTGATCCTGaagagatttttaaaaatgcCTCGGCCAGGCAAGAACTCCTACAGTGACCAGAAGCCTCCATACTCGTACATCTCTCTGACCGCCATGGCTATTCAAAGCTCCTCTGAGAAGATGCTCCCCCTCAGCGACATCTACAAATTCATCATGGACCGTTTCCCGTATTACCGTGAGAACACCCAACGCTGGCAGAACTCGCTCCGGCACAACCTTTCCTTCAACGACTGCTTCATTAAGATCCCCCGGCGGCCTGACCAGCCGGGAAAGGGCAGCTTCTGGGCCCTGCATCCGGACTGTGGAGACATGTTCGAGAACGGCAGCTTCCTGCGCCGCCGCAAGCGCTTCAAGCTCCTCCGGGTGGAGCATTCGGCTTGCAAGAGCGGCCCCGTGCTGCACTCCTACCACTCTCATGCCCAGCATGCCTTGCACCAATCCCACCACCATTCGGGCAAGCTGTCCGTGGGACATCCGGAATACCTGGGCACCATGGGCCGGCTCTCCCACTTCCAGAGCTACACACTTGGCGGCGGGCAGAGCGGCAGCTTCAAACACCCGTTCGCCATCGAGAGCTTGATTGGCAGAGACTATAAAGGAGTGATGGCCAGTGGGTTGCCCATCGCCTCGGTCATGCATCACCTCGGGTATCCTGTGCCCGCTCAACTGGGCAGCATGGTCAACTCGGTGTGGCCCCATGTGGGCATGCTGTCTGAGCCGGTGTCCTCAGAATACCCACCGTTCAATGTGGCGGTCAAGGGGCTGTACCATCATCACCCAGGAACCCAAAGCATGCCTGCTGTGCCCGTGCCCATCAAACCCACACCAACCCTGGGCGCAGTCCCGTCTTTGACTGGCATGGCGCCGGGAGTAACGCAGCTGTGCCCGAGAACAGCAGCGCTGATGGAGAGAGACGCAACGGCTCTTGCTGAGGAGAAAAGCGGGTCTCTCCATCCTGCTCTCCTGCAGTCCTGAGCCAAACGCTGAAGACTGAGACACGAGGGGACATAGAGCATGTTTTGGGGACGGCTGTGGACTGATTTGACATGCCAGCCTTTTCCGGAAGATGCtttaagaactgttttttttttttttttggctgtgtgTTAAATTCTGCAGAGTGCAGATTGTCAGAATTGGGCAGTTTTCTGCTTTATGGTATGTGCACATCTTTTAAAAAAACCCTGAACTGTATAaactggaaaaagaaaaacattgatgTACATTTTGTAAACCCATGAACATTAAGCCTTATAAAAGCTACACAGTCcgtgtgtaatgaattaaaaaCGATGACTTGCATGCTAGTGTGCCACATTCGAAACAGTGGATTGTTGTGCGTCTGGGAGAGAGTCATGAAATAACCCAAAGTGAATTTTTTGCTAAATTATTGCATTCATGTAACATAGAAAATACCTTTATGTTAAAATGTTGTTATATATCATCATAAATGTTATACATGTAAATAGGTGTAGAATATCATCACTAAACAGCATTTGAATTGCACTTGTGGTATTTGCTAacacaacatttaaatattttacgaAGATGAAACAATCAAATAGACAATTCTAGTGTTTAAAAGCAGCCCTGGTTTAAGTGTGCTGTTTTAAAGTGGCatgtgagttaaaaaaaaaaacagtataattgTATAAgacttgtaaattaaatattttttgagtaaaatctcagtttgtgtgcaGTGGaatgtctttatttctttttgacTGTCTTTTTCTCAttgatttgttcatttgtttatattgGAGTACGTTATACCTGTCAGTTCTCGAAGCTGAATTTgctactatatacagtatatgtaaaattaaaagcatatatatttatatatactatgcatatactgtatgtgtaaaatTATAGGCAGTTATATGAGAACAATTAAtacaaatgagcatttttatgaatagaaaataGTTGTTAAATAATCTCTACATTGTGCTTTGATTGAATATTCTACTTTAATTTTTATCTGTTTCCTGACAGACAGTGGCTGAACATCCAAAGCATAAATAGCTTAATAGTTACGCTTTGGCTTCCTCATCTTTTTTGAACATTAAGACAATTGTTGCTCCAAGGCACAGAGATGAAAGACTTGAGTCTATTTgccaaactacaaaaaaaaaacaaaaaaaaaacatggctctGTCCAGCAGAGCAGCAGTGAGTTAATAATCCAGCCTGTTGTTGAGTGCTGCTTTATAAGTTTACTGCTGTTCAGTTCATGTCCAGCCAtcagtttttttatatgtaaGTTTCTAATATAACCAGGAATGTATttcaagtgtattgatgatgcatgcctgacttaaaaaaaaaaacacatggaaaaaacataaaatgttctaGAAAAGTCTTCCGTCATGGATTATATTTACCTGATCTATCATTTAAAGTATGAAAGATGAAACTAAAACaattttagagagaaaaaaaagagttcaGTTAAACCAAGTATATTAATTTTCAAGAAGCAAACACATTTGTGTTGTGTAGTTGAAAATGTCTATTCCACTGAAGTGTAATCATGAGGTTGgcttgtttttttctcattttaattccCTGATAAAAGTGACACTTTCGTAACATTTTGCTGATTGCACATGTAGATTTCAGTCAATTTTGTTGATACATGAATAAGGACGACTATAGGATCAATTAAATTATCAACTTAAATATCAGTCTTAAAAAATCAatacaattagattttttttgtttttgtagtgtgtgtgtgtctgggatgCTGTGGTTCACGTGACGCGCCCGTTGAGACAGCCGAATGACTTCAAAAGCAGCCGTCTGATAAAGTTGTTTTGTCCTGCTCGGCTTGACATGAATTTCACCTTTGAAGTTGAGAAGCTGGTCCTCTTCAAAACACAAAAGCTGCCAGTCGGGAGGCCATTGAGAGTGTCACTGTTTAGCATGGCAAAGGCTCTCTTATACGTCTTGATTTGTGCGCTGCGGCACACGCTCACACCAGGAGTGAGCCGAACCTGCCCTCTGAACAAATAAGATGCACAAGTGGCTGCCTGATGTGAAAACTACACCCACATCGCATCTAGTCAATGAAAAAGATCCGTCTCTCTTTCTTGCACTCTCTCTTCATTACTCTCTGGATTCATTACTGTCTGACGGTAGCAATCTCAATTTCTTGGCATCTTAAACGACAAAAAATTTGTCTTTTAACATAAGCAGCTACAGTGTAAATTTCGaacaaaatgtgacattttgcATATGTAAGTGCCTGTTGGAAATGAAACATACGGCAAGTGAAAAAAGCAAATATGTGACCATTTCTTATTGCAATTACAATTACGCTGTGACTTTTCAATAAGAAGGATATGCTGATTTCTTTCAGCCCTCAAGCCTTTTAAATATGGATTATCAGGATGAATAGGAATGAGGTCATCGGGAAGTTGCTGGTCTGTGGCTTGTTGAGGGGCAGAATTTGATATGAGATATTATTGTTAATTGCTCTGACTTCAGCACGGGTGGAGGTGACACATTCATGCCTGTCTTAATGACTGCAAAGACCTCGTCTTCATAATGAAGCGTTTAATTCATGAAGCTTCTTGCCACCATGAGCCCCGGCAACAGCACAGCAACTTAGTGCAACTGTATCATTCTTTATCAATTTTATAATTCTGCCCACTAATTAAGTGTGGATTAGTAATATTATAATAGATACACTGTCTTAATTCTTCATAACACATAATTGAACTGATAGATTCACTGTTTAATCTGTCTTTCTCTTGAAATGTTGATATCAGGGAAGTGTTTGCTGTTACGTATAGCATTAGTATAAAGAGTATGCTCAAATTCAAATGCCAATAGGTTTACATACATTACACTTTTTTGCTTAAAGGTTTGTGGCCAGAAATAtataaagaaatcaatactttaattcagcaaggatgcatgaaattgatcaaaagtgacggtaaagacatttctaatgttacaaaagatttatttttcaaataaatgttgttcgtCAAATATtcctgagaaaatgtatcacagttttcaaaaatatatgaagcaggacattaaataatgtttcttaaggagtaaatcatcatattagaatgattaaacGTACTTGTGTATTTTTCGAGGTGTTTAATTTGGTTAAATATTACAACGTTCAATGTTTTTACCTTGAATTATACTGAATTGCTTTAAACTTTcttgatttatttaatcatttatttttgataCTTTTCAGTTTCCTTCATGTATTGAGtttcttgttattttaattttttatttaaattaaaagctttgaagtatgaaatattataataaaaacgaactttttcatatttaatacaaaaaaactgAGTGCATAAACTATGTTagtatttgtgtattattttctCCTTAAATTTCATCTGTCCCTTAGTTTGAGAACTTATTTCCACTGCAACTAACAATTTTAACActaactaaaatattaatattaataaaatattttaatcagtgTTTAAATCTATACAATCTATAGATGCAAGCAACTTGTTAACTGTGATGACAGAGGAAATGACATTCAGATTCAGAAAAAATGACCAAATGACACGTTTCTCTGGCGATGGATGAACATGTATATCCTGGAGATGTTGAAGTTCATCATACAGTAGTGTCTTGCTCCTCAGCTTGTGATTCATGCTGGAGTTCAATGGAAGCACATTGATCTGTTCTTTCAGGGCTGAGCTTCATTACTTGGCGTGTGCCTTCTGCCTTTCCCCTTCAACACACCTCCAGCCATAAGTCAGCGGCTCATAATAAAAAGCTCATCTGCCATGCATTAACAAAAGATGAGTGGAGGTCACCAGAGCTGTAGTGCTGATCACTAAATCTCTCTTCCTCAGTGATTCACTAAGAACAGACAGCCGTGCTCGGACTGACCCCGAGGGCTAATTGAAATGGTTGGAGGTTGTCCTTTTAACAAGGATTGTTAGATGCAGTCAAGTCCCGTGTTAATGATGCTCAATATAGCAGATTGTCTGTTACTTCCTCTGATTACCTCCATGAATTCTCAAGGCATAGTGTCAGGGTTTCTAAGACCTTTATGAAGTGTTTAAGCTTTTCATAACTTTCAGCTGTCCTAAAAGAACAAGCTGTCGTATTTTTAGTCTAGAGACAGTTTCTTAAGGTGTTTTtggacacaaaaaaatattattcataaaaaaatgttgtaatattgttataatataataataaatagcaaaACAATATATTAGTAATAAATCAAGTacacttaacatttttttttacatttattttaagggGATGTtgttaagttaaataataattattattaaatattaattaattacatgtaaTTTAAGGTTAAGGTTAGCATTCGGCTTAGGTTTACTTGTAATATGCATCATTTACTGTTGATACTATAAGCATGTAACTATGTCACGTTAAAAATAAGGAGTTAgcataaaaaattgtaaaaaaaattgaagttgtctttttctcaaaatatgcatggTTTTACTGTTTTGATTAATCTACAGTACAACTACAGTAAAAATATGAGGATACTGTATTTGTAGTATTTTTAGtatagtatttcacaaaaaaGAGGGTTTTGAACTAGATGCGTGAGGGAGAAAGTAATTGGACCTTTGTTTTAAAACCTCCTATTTTCTGAGATTATAACctttgtgacaacttgccccggttGCAGTGTGTTCCTCAGTTTGATGAAATGTTCAGTATGCTTTTATCCAATATACATTTTGTGGATAAACCTGTTCCCAGAAGTGAGATACGAACCACCTTTTTGGGCAGCAccctaatttgtaaaaaaatgttacaGACCTTTATATAACTGAactctatatatacagtataaaaaacaacAGAAGTCTATGGCATGTCCCCATTTAGatggctatgtgtgtgtgtgtgtgtgtgtgtgaccatgcATGCAGGCTCATTTTTAAGCGAGTGTGTGATGATGAGTGGTGAGAGATGCACACACTGCTCATCTGGAGTTAATTGGCTGTTGACAGCAGTTAAAGGAAAGGTCCTGTGCTGCCTCCCTGCACATTTATCTTGCTATTAGAGCAGGCACTTGGGTTTTTATTGGACTAATTAGCACTTTCTTTCTATCTGCTTAACACTGGCCTTACAGCGTGCACTCCTGCAACAAGGAGTTCATACACAGCACATCTCTGTTATTATTATGCCAATTAGGCAAACACTTTGGCCTCTGTTGACTGCTCTTCATTCTCCTTCCTGTAAAGTCTCATAGTGCTTGAGAAAGTCAAAACTGAGACCGGAAAGAGCAAACTCGAGCTCTTGTTCAGAGATTGTATTGCGTTAATGAAACGAGGAAAACTCTCATACTGATATTAGGACAGATTGTCGCATGGCTTTTAAatgtgctgtagggaacttttgtaaaaaatatatttttttacatatttattaaacctgtcattatgtcctgacagtagaatatgagcaagagataatctgtgaaaaaaatcaagctcatctggctcctcccagtggtcctattgccatttgcagaaagtcatgcgctcccggtaaaaaataaccaatcaaaatgtagaaaaattaacataataagcgagtacaccatgaacccattttccaaaccgtgtttttggcttgtcctgaatcactagggtgcacctataataagtgtttatattcggactattttagattgcttcgggggtaccgcggcagattaacccagtacctttgtgattcttcatagacataaacagagagaagtagttccggctacgatgttcttccgcaagacccAAGCAGTTCTGTtaattaaccgctagagcgtcaaaagttccctaccgcagctttaatttacTACAATTATTTTCTCCAAAATAATCGTTTACCCTTTTTGGTATATTTTCCCCGAAGTGCTTGTTTagtaattgtttgtgtttttttccacGTTTGTTTTGCTGTTGGTTTACCCGAAaagtgaaatgctcattttcattcaatatcctgttaatcttgagtacctatagagtagtactgcatccttcgtatctccaaaaagtctttagttttattatatttatacgagaaaaatagtctgtgccgatttttttctgaaaaacacgaccgactggaggcgtgacatgtgggcggagctaaagaatcacgagcgcgagtaagcttttgcgttgagagcgattggaagttgtgacattaccctgagggaaaaacatcatccaaaacaaaccatggctaacagtcagattcagccgtttatttatgatcaagaatcagatccagaggctgaaactgaatgagagcagcagcaacgactcgctccgagcggggctcgaacccgggtctccgatgggaggcggacgcactaacaaggaggcagagatatttgaagcagttttactcaccgcctgcggttccaacacacgatcgtgaccctttctcgttgggattgcatcatccttaagaaataaacgatatgcaaatccgtcgtcaaactgggccttgtttgtaaaacaagcatcttcgaaatgtagggaacaaacaaaaacacttgcacaactccgttgatgctctttaaaaataaactccgtccactggtcccttaatgttttttttttttttttggtaatttgtgcagggttgtcttgccctcgcaaccaaaagttgtgacatttcgctctcgttctgatcagtgaagtctgttgtgctctcagtgctctgctctatgggagcgcgcgctcttccagcagaagtgcccttaggacccatataaggaaattccgctccatctaacgtcacacaagcccctttcacactgccattccggcaaatacaggggtaaagtgttactgtaattgttccctggtcgctagattttgcactttcacaatgCCAGTGATGACCccgtatatgtgcgtgctttcacacacaacccttgaagatcccgtaacgacacgtgacatcagcgcgtgacgtgtaatgtacgagtcgacaacgcttggcacttTATACTTTAACGGAAGCAAGCAAAtaatctctgcgtcagcgcggaaagtgaggaactaactgatctctgcttcattacagtttgcacatatgttttcgtcgcgaatgttgatcttccttcaaaacagccggtaaaaaagtcgcgtgataacgcgcgtcatcactccgatacggaattagatctggcttttgttcacacagcgctcgttccggatcgattaccgcaatgttactatgtccccgacccgggttcaattcggtaatcaattccgggacgtggttgctttcacacagaaggcgaccaggcaatgttacgggaatattgcgggtccgacgtgcagtgtgaaaggggctacagacccatactcgaaaaaaactttccgaaacttgtgacaaaccggaaggagtatttttggaactttgtccatgtttagcatgggaatccaactctttaacagtgtaaaaaactcagtatgcatgaaatagcatttcacccccccattTAAATGTTTCTAAGTTTGTAATTGAGTAACCAAaatgattagaaattatttactgaaataaattaaatgaaataaatgtaaaatattagctGAAAggctaaaaaaactaaaactgaaattaaaacaaattaaattaaaaagtaaaaaatcgagataaaagaaagaaaattctaattaaaatggcaaaagtacataaaattactcaaattcaaatgaaaattaaaacttgaaaatataaaaatataaatactttaattgtttcttaaatataaatattatgaaaatgacACTGGagtaaacaacaaaacaactgtatttttttaaataatccaaaCAGGCATCCTCTTTTAAATTTGGCCATTTAGAAATTCtatattatttctgtactttttctGTGTTATCTCTTAAATCCACATTCCGAGAGATTTAAAGTATTATAATATGTCTATTTAAAAGTTTCATAAATGTGAGATGCGTACAGTAAATACTCACAAGTCAATTAAGAACAACACAAGCATCATGATGCTTAATGCTCAGTGATCAGCACGTGTGTAACACTGTGTAACATCTGTGCAGTTCACAAGATCTATTTATTCACAGTTCATTTTTTACTTAATCATTATGGCTGGATGTAGATTGTGTTTAGAAGTCTAATTAAACACTGTCAAACACACAGCTCTGATCATATACAGTAACTGGCATGAAGTTTCAAGCATtgcaaaaataaaggaaaatctgTTTTGAACTGGAACCCCTAG
Proteins encoded:
- the LOC113106749 gene encoding forkhead box protein B2-like, with amino-acid sequence MPRPGKNSYSDQKPPYSYISLTAMAIQSSSEKMLPLSDIYKFIMDRFPYYRENTQRWQNSLRHNLSFNDCFIKIPRRPDQPGKGSFWALHPDCGDMFENGSFLRRRKRFKLLRVEHSACKSGPVLHSYHSHAQHALHQSHHHSGKLSVGHPEYLGTMGRLSHFQSYTLGGGQSGSFKHPFAIESLIGRDYKGVMASGLPIASVMHHLGYPVPAQLGSMVNSVWPHVGMLSEPVSSEYPPFNVAVKGLYHHHPGTQSMPAVPVPIKPTPTLGAVPSLTGMAPGVTQLCPRTAALMERDATALAEEKSGSLHPALLQS